A genomic region of Chloroflexota bacterium contains the following coding sequences:
- a CDS encoding DUF433 domain-containing protein, with protein MESPFSCDPEVMGGTPVFTGTRVPVQTLLDYLEAGDTIDEFIEGFPSVSREQVISFLEQAKDQLVTFDIAVMVLRARSNRLTELPPLVPALLTAIPIARRGDVTSIGETSSTR; from the coding sequence ATGGAATCACCTTTCTCGTGCGACCCAGAGGTTATGGGGGGGACGCCCGTCTTTACGGGAACACGAGTCCCTGTCCAGACGCTGCTTGACTACCTTGAGGCAGGCGACACTATCGACGAATTCATTGAAGGATTCCCGTCGGTGTCACGAGAACAGGTCATATCGTTTCTCGAGCAGGCGAAGGATCAGCTGGTCACGTTCGACATTGCGGTCATGGTGCTGCGTGCGCGATCGAATCGCCTGACCGAGCTCCCACCGCTCGTACCGGCCCTGCTCACGGCCATTCCCATCGCCCGGCGGGGCGACGTGACCTCCA